One window from the genome of Lepisosteus oculatus isolate fLepOcu1 chromosome 25, fLepOcu1.hap2, whole genome shotgun sequence encodes:
- the LOC102692582 gene encoding trypsin-like: protein MFNMGKLFQQSFILILTLIAEVCSESPEFRIIGGQEVIPYSIKYQVSLQFGGYHYCGGTLIRPQWVLSAAHCKRSNSSMQVVLSEHNLSKGEGVEQVFQVSGLFTHTCFNARTFQNDIMLIKLNKPAFINGFVQPAHLPLLSCSVRPGTTCTVSGWGVTDAYSYTLSPVLQAANVQVMEEHKCNSSYSGSITYNMICAGSSTGGKDSCRGDSGGPLICNGILEGIVSWGLDCARAQFPGVYTRVANYMPWIEGIMAYNS from the exons ATGTTTAACATGGGCAAACTCTTCCAGCAGAGTTTTATACTCATTTTGACTCTCATTGCAGAAG tatgttcagagTCACCTGAGTTTCGGATAATAGGAGGTCAAGAGGTCATACCATACTCAATCAAGTACCAGGTGTCCCTTCAATTTGGAGGGTATCATTACTGCGGGGGAACACTTATTCGTCCTCAATGGGTGCTCTCTGCAGCTCATTGTAAGAGATC aaaCAGTTCAATGCAAGTTGTCTTAAGCGAGCACAATCTTTCTAAAGGTGAAGGAGTTGAGCAGGTGTTCCAAGTTTCCGGACTGTTTACTCACACATGTTTCAACGCTCGGACATTCCAAAACGACATCATGCTCATTAAA CTCAATAAACCAGCTTTTATCAATGGTTTTGTCCAGCCAGCTCACCTTCCGTTACTTTCGTGCTCTGTGCGGCCTGGGACAACCTGCACAGTGAGTGGATGGGGAGTGACAGATGCCTACAGCTACACCTTGTCTCCGGTGCTACAGGCTGCGAACGTTCAGGTTATGGAAGAACATAAATGCAACTCCTCGTACTCCGGCTCCATCACGTATAACATGATTTGCGCTGGCAGCTCCACAGGAGGAAAAGACTCATGTCGA GGGGACTCCGGAGGGCCGCTGATCTGCAATGGCATTTTAGAGGGCATAGTCTCCTGGGGATTGGACTGTGCCAGGGCTCAGTTCCCTGGTGTTTACACAAGAGTCGCGAACTATATGCCATGGATAGAAGGGATTATGGCCTACAACTCCTAA